The Roseococcus microcysteis genome contains a region encoding:
- a CDS encoding glycosyl hydrolase family 8, translating into MAGHPLKRRGLPVLLPLLGAGAAQAAHATGPEADWDWLRGRFLAAEGRMVPASRPEATESGFQAVGLLAALHANDLPRFERILSWSLATLRRPDDHLWAWRREEGSTDSNNSTHADLMAAWALVQAGERWRRADLRRQGQAMAQDILARCLLPGDAPLLLPAAGGFFNARRGVLSPGSLVLPAFPALAQAAPDRRWEYVRAEALALIRRARFGPWLLLPDWLELDRSNARLALATGWPPRFSAIAAGAVLHLCWVGLGRDPPVAAALAFWEGQGDIPAWADLREGRVAPTPGHAGLRAVARLAEAASLGRGTMDSLPVLSDAEDEEAAGLVLLSRMAWRDIGLSRRGE; encoded by the coding sequence ATGGCCGGCCACCCCCTGAAGCGACGTGGCCTGCCGGTGCTGCTGCCGCTGCTGGGGGCCGGCGCCGCCCAGGCCGCGCATGCCACGGGGCCGGAGGCGGATTGGGACTGGCTGCGCGGCCGTTTCCTTGCCGCCGAGGGGCGCATGGTCCCGGCCAGCCGCCCCGAGGCCACGGAATCCGGCTTCCAGGCCGTGGGCCTGCTGGCCGCGCTGCACGCGAACGACCTGCCGCGCTTCGAGCGCATCCTCTCCTGGTCCCTCGCCACGCTGCGCCGGCCGGATGACCACCTCTGGGCCTGGCGGCGCGAGGAGGGGTCCACCGATTCCAACAACTCCACCCATGCCGACCTGATGGCCGCCTGGGCGCTGGTCCAGGCGGGCGAGCGCTGGCGCCGGGCCGATCTGCGCCGGCAGGGCCAGGCCATGGCGCAGGACATCCTGGCGCGCTGCCTGCTGCCTGGCGATGCACCCCTGCTGCTGCCCGCCGCCGGCGGCTTCTTCAACGCGCGGCGCGGGGTGCTGAGCCCGGGCAGCCTGGTTCTGCCCGCCTTTCCCGCCCTGGCCCAGGCCGCGCCCGACCGGCGCTGGGAGTATGTGCGGGCGGAGGCGCTCGCCCTCATCCGCCGGGCGCGCTTCGGCCCCTGGCTGCTTCTGCCGGACTGGCTGGAGCTGGACCGCTCCAATGCGCGCCTCGCCCTGGCCACGGGTTGGCCGCCCCGCTTTTCGGCCATCGCGGCCGGGGCGGTGCTGCATCTGTGCTGGGTCGGGCTGGGACGCGACCCGCCGGTCGCGGCGGCGCTGGCCTTCTGGGAAGGGCAGGGCGACATTCCCGCCTGGGCCGACCTGCGCGAGGGCCGCGTGGCGCCCACCCCCGGCCATGCCGGGCTGCGCGCCGTGGCGCGGCTGGCCGAGGCCGCCTCGCTTGGCCGGGGCACGATGGACAGCCTGCCCGTGCTCTCCGACGCCGAGGACGAGGAGGCGGCGGGGCTCGTGCTGCTCTCCCGCATGGCGTGGCGCGACATAGGCCTCAGCCGGCGCGGCGAGTAG
- a CDS encoding glycosyl hydrolase family 8 produces MDLEADWFAFARRFLHPSGRILDTGNGHVSHSEGQGYALLAAVRAHDQRSFDQILNWTVEALRRPDDSLLAWRWRPGTDVPVNDMNNATDGDIFVAWALAIAGDKWRVPRYRARATQMARDILRRCVTQVGRRAVLLPGAYGFRNEQRVVLNLSYYTLPALRALSFLAPDPAWRRVETDFLPIIREARFGQWGLPPDWLELPASGEGQGIPARGWPGRFSFDAVRIPLNLCWSGLHQKAAVAAARRFWLEQPHGVMPAWVDLQTGLQAPFAAPSGVRAVARLAEAAQRGHGRPEDMPRVEDAPDYYAAALTLLSRIAWHDLSLGLSSTENGDPTRRAG; encoded by the coding sequence ATGGACCTGGAGGCGGATTGGTTCGCCTTCGCCCGGCGCTTCCTGCATCCTTCGGGGCGTATCCTCGACACGGGAAACGGCCATGTCTCGCACAGCGAGGGCCAGGGCTATGCCCTGCTCGCCGCCGTCCGCGCCCATGACCAGCGCAGCTTCGACCAGATCCTGAACTGGACGGTCGAGGCGTTGCGCCGGCCGGATGACAGCCTGCTGGCCTGGCGCTGGCGCCCCGGCACGGATGTGCCGGTGAACGACATGAACAACGCCACCGATGGCGACATCTTCGTCGCCTGGGCACTGGCCATCGCGGGCGACAAGTGGCGGGTTCCGCGCTACCGCGCGCGCGCCACGCAGATGGCGCGCGACATCCTGCGCCGCTGCGTCACGCAGGTGGGCCGGCGCGCGGTGCTGCTGCCCGGCGCCTACGGGTTCCGCAACGAGCAACGGGTGGTCCTGAACCTGTCCTACTACACCCTGCCCGCCCTGCGGGCCCTCTCCTTCCTGGCGCCCGACCCCGCCTGGCGGCGCGTCGAGACGGATTTCCTGCCCATCATCCGCGAGGCGCGCTTCGGCCAATGGGGGCTGCCGCCCGACTGGCTGGAACTGCCGGCCAGCGGCGAGGGCCAGGGAATCCCGGCGCGGGGCTGGCCCGGCCGCTTCTCCTTCGACGCCGTGCGCATCCCGCTGAACCTCTGCTGGTCCGGGCTGCACCAGAAGGCGGCGGTGGCGGCGGCGCGGCGCTTCTGGCTGGAGCAGCCCCATGGCGTGATGCCGGCCTGGGTGGATCTGCAGACCGGCCTGCAGGCGCCCTTCGCCGCGCCCAGCGGCGTGCGCGCGGTGGCGCGGCTGGCCGAGGCGGCGCAGCGTGGTCATGGCCGGCCGGAGGACATGCCGCGGGTCGAGGACGCGCCGGACTATTACGCCGCCGCCCTTACCCTGCTCTCGCGCATCGCCTGGCACGACCTGTCGCTGGGCCTGTCCTCGACCGAGAACGGAGACCCTACTCGCCGCGCCGGCTGA